One Thermogemmatispora onikobensis genomic window carries:
- a CDS encoding cytochrome c biogenesis protein ResB has protein sequence MATLLKQPRRGSAARRSRPVASKKRPVAPRLSPGQRLKKRLAYAIRHPLDALWGWLSSVRTAIFLIVSIIIVCILGIYFPQAPGEVLNDPTAYQAWLQQNALPQYGSLTPIYDWLHFFTIFSSWYFMLLLGILALSIVVCTLNRAPAIWQNFAHPLIRRSDRFYQNALERASFSHPDAITWTREALRRRGYRVRSESDTVSNSEVTYLYANKNTWATLSTFVFHASLVALLLAGMISQWHGFPLNSPARRILPAPIISLSDALAGFSFDQALPTGESAVVYPRGTPHNISFRVNHFTARFDPQTGQPVDYVTDLSVYRDGELVAHSDHLRVNDPLTYNGITFHQSSLVASAVITIADAQGNVLYHDAVILDSSNTLPSGNGVVDYARGIPIGGTNYTMGVFFIHAEGQHLSQIAHPVLLIAIGTPGTSNNEDKALLRLSPGQSGKSVDGQWTIRLDAASDATVLLVTRDAGAPLIWPIAVVLVLSLCITFYFPQRRIWLRIRGDQVEMAALREHFTNIRTDLLSIAREARASAACQGRSEAVPEAASASPGPPGK, from the coding sequence ATGGCGACACTGCTCAAGCAACCGCGGCGCGGCTCCGCGGCGCGGCGATCGCGGCCCGTGGCAAGCAAGAAACGGCCTGTCGCGCCCCGGCTCAGCCCTGGCCAGCGTCTCAAGAAGCGTCTGGCCTACGCGATACGGCACCCGCTTGATGCCCTCTGGGGCTGGCTCAGCTCGGTGCGCACAGCTATTTTTTTGATTGTCTCCATCATCATTGTCTGTATCCTGGGCATCTACTTCCCGCAGGCGCCGGGCGAAGTACTCAACGACCCGACGGCCTATCAGGCCTGGCTGCAGCAGAACGCCCTGCCGCAGTACGGCTCGCTAACGCCCATTTACGACTGGCTGCATTTCTTCACCATCTTCTCAAGCTGGTACTTTATGCTCCTGCTGGGCATACTGGCGCTCAGCATCGTCGTCTGCACCCTCAATCGGGCGCCGGCCATCTGGCAAAACTTTGCCCATCCGCTCATCCGGCGCAGCGACCGTTTTTATCAGAATGCCCTGGAGCGAGCCAGTTTCAGCCATCCTGATGCCATTACCTGGACCAGAGAGGCCCTGCGGCGTCGTGGCTATCGCGTCCGCAGCGAGAGCGACACCGTAAGCAACAGCGAAGTCACCTATCTCTACGCCAACAAGAACACCTGGGCCACCCTTTCCACCTTTGTCTTCCACGCCTCGCTCGTGGCCCTCTTACTGGCGGGCATGATCAGCCAATGGCACGGCTTTCCGCTCAACAGCCCGGCGCGGCGCATCCTGCCGGCTCCTATCATCAGCCTCAGCGACGCCCTGGCCGGCTTTAGCTTCGACCAGGCTCTCCCGACCGGTGAGAGCGCCGTCGTCTACCCGCGCGGCACGCCTCACAACATCAGCTTTCGCGTCAACCACTTCACCGCGCGCTTTGATCCGCAGACTGGCCAGCCCGTCGATTACGTCACCGACCTGAGCGTCTACCGCGACGGTGAGCTAGTGGCCCATAGCGACCACCTGCGCGTCAACGACCCGCTGACCTACAATGGCATCACCTTCCATCAATCCTCACTGGTCGCCTCGGCGGTCATCACCATCGCCGACGCCCAGGGCAACGTCCTCTATCACGATGCCGTCATTCTCGACAGCAGCAACACCCTGCCCTCGGGCAATGGTGTCGTCGACTATGCACGCGGCATCCCCATCGGTGGCACCAACTACACGATGGGTGTCTTCTTCATCCATGCCGAAGGACAGCATCTCTCCCAGATTGCCCATCCTGTGCTGCTCATCGCCATTGGCACGCCGGGCACCAGCAACAATGAAGACAAAGCCCTGCTGCGCCTCTCACCTGGCCAGAGCGGCAAAAGCGTCGATGGCCAGTGGACCATCAGGCTGGATGCCGCCAGCGATGCCACCGTCTTGCTAGTCACGCGCGACGCCGGGGCCCCGCTCATCTGGCCGATCGCCGTCGTCCTGGTGCTTAGCCTGTGTATCACCTTCTACTTCCCCCAGCGGCGCATCTGGCTGCGTATCCGCGGCGACCAGGTCGAAATGGC
- a CDS encoding aminopeptidase: MADERLRKLAQVLVHHSLELKPGDRLLIQAPTTAFPLTQEVFREAIRTGAHVIAVETLQPALAELLLREGSDEQLTYVSELERSRVEQYTARLYVWGEENTRALAAVDPQRLALYQRARQALVSRRLEREASGEARWCGTLFPTHAYAQDAGMSLSAYEEFVFTAGMLDAPDPIAAWRRVYEEQQRIAAFLEQHDELHIVAPGTDLRLRVGGRRWINCAGKQNFPDGEVFTGPIEDSLSGTICFSYPAFYEGHVVDGVCLTFEEGRVVKATARSDQAFLEAMLDVDPGARTVGEVAFGLNYNIQRFTRHTLFDEKIGGTMHMALGASLPESGGRNRSTIHWDMVNDLREGRVYADGQLCYEHGRFLI; the protein is encoded by the coding sequence ATGGCTGATGAACGTCTTCGGAAGCTGGCCCAGGTCCTCGTCCATCACTCGCTAGAGCTGAAGCCTGGCGACCGACTGCTGATTCAGGCCCCTACTACAGCCTTTCCCCTGACACAGGAGGTTTTCCGTGAGGCGATCCGCACTGGCGCTCATGTGATCGCAGTGGAGACGCTGCAGCCGGCATTAGCTGAGCTGCTGCTACGCGAGGGCAGCGATGAGCAGCTCACCTATGTTTCGGAGTTGGAACGCTCGCGCGTTGAGCAATACACGGCCCGCCTCTATGTTTGGGGGGAAGAGAATACGCGCGCCCTGGCCGCGGTGGACCCGCAGCGCCTGGCTCTCTATCAGCGGGCGCGCCAGGCATTGGTGAGCCGGAGACTAGAGCGTGAGGCCAGTGGCGAGGCCCGCTGGTGCGGTACGCTGTTTCCGACACACGCTTATGCCCAGGATGCCGGGATGTCTTTGAGCGCTTATGAGGAGTTTGTCTTTACGGCAGGAATGCTGGATGCGCCTGATCCGATCGCGGCCTGGCGCCGCGTTTATGAGGAGCAGCAGCGCATCGCGGCTTTTCTGGAGCAGCACGATGAGCTGCATATTGTGGCCCCCGGAACCGATCTACGGCTGCGCGTGGGAGGTCGCCGCTGGATTAATTGCGCCGGCAAGCAGAATTTCCCGGATGGCGAGGTCTTTACCGGCCCTATCGAGGATTCGCTCTCAGGCACTATTTGTTTTAGCTATCCGGCTTTCTATGAGGGCCATGTGGTCGATGGGGTGTGTCTGACGTTCGAAGAGGGCCGCGTGGTGAAGGCAACGGCCCGCTCTGACCAGGCTTTTCTGGAGGCAATGCTGGATGTTGACCCCGGAGCCCGCACAGTCGGCGAGGTGGCTTTCGGCTTGAATTACAATATTCAGCGCTTTACCCGCCATACGCTCTTTGATGAGAAGATCGGGGGAACGATGCATATGGCCCTCGGGGCTTCGCTGCCGGAGAGCGGTGGGCGCAACCGGTCGACGATCCACTGGGATATGGTGAACGACCTGCGCGAGGGCCGCGTCTATGCCGATGGCCAGCTTTGCTATGAGCATGGGCGCTTTTTGATCTGA
- a CDS encoding class I SAM-dependent methyltransferase, which produces MATRVYSEKKGLLQTSDRPDPAWLEAVTTLIPPSGKLVLDLGCGDGLYSQALAELGAAYVIGLDSAEEQLERARQRCASQRNIEFLRGNALATGLLAERYDIAFMRALLRDLRPTELRPCFIEAYRLLKPGGCLLIQDQTPEDLLEPGSKTHIWGYLFARYPRLVDQRVLARFKREEVRQIMQDVGFRDVQQRTLWETRGAYPNSGALAEELMSYVLNAPLYEMSEEEVNELLAYIAFLEEHLAQHEQSGGEIIAQECWTLWHGRKAG; this is translated from the coding sequence ATGGCGACCCGAGTCTACTCAGAAAAAAAAGGGCTGCTACAGACCAGCGACCGCCCTGATCCCGCCTGGTTGGAGGCGGTCACCACCCTCATCCCGCCCAGCGGCAAGCTTGTCCTCGATCTTGGCTGCGGCGATGGACTCTACTCCCAGGCTCTGGCCGAGCTGGGGGCTGCCTATGTCATCGGCCTCGACAGCGCTGAAGAGCAACTAGAGCGGGCGCGCCAGCGCTGCGCAAGCCAGCGCAACATCGAATTCCTGCGCGGCAACGCCCTGGCCACCGGCCTCCTGGCCGAGCGCTACGACATCGCCTTCATGCGCGCCCTGCTGCGCGACCTGCGTCCGACAGAGCTGCGCCCCTGCTTCATCGAAGCCTATCGCCTGCTCAAACCTGGTGGCTGCCTGCTCATCCAGGACCAGACCCCCGAAGATCTTCTGGAGCCAGGCAGCAAAACCCATATCTGGGGCTACCTCTTTGCCCGCTATCCGCGTCTCGTCGACCAGCGCGTCCTGGCGCGTTTCAAGCGCGAAGAAGTACGCCAGATCATGCAAGACGTGGGCTTTCGCGACGTTCAGCAGCGCACGCTCTGGGAAACGCGCGGCGCCTATCCCAACAGCGGCGCCCTGGCCGAAGAACTGATGAGCTACGTGCTGAATGCCCCCCTCTACGAAATGAGCGAAGAGGAGGTCAACGAATTGCTCGCCTACATCGCCTTTCTTGAAGAACACCTGGCCCAGCACGAGCAGAGCGGAGGCGAGATTATCGCTCAGGAGTGCTGGACCCTCTGGCACGGACGCAAAGCAGGATAA
- a CDS encoding WD40 repeat domain-containing protein → MRTKRARYCPGHSDAIFALAWSPDGQLLASGGRDRTVRLWQSSAEGALEPLAVYTGHEQCILSLAWSPDGRLLASGDTAGAVHLWEVASPQRCRLIYHGHRRFVRSLAWSPNGDYLISGGDYGDSSFQLWESRSGRCLFTDQQQYRLFAVGWSPSAEQLLSASFDGYVDIWTVNNSDPAAAPQAERGLRFSEHGRPVYCAAWSPDGRLIASGGADRRVLVWRPQAPQPQLITTYRGHSRPLKALAWSPDGQLLASAGDDCSLLLWQASTGTTLLSYSGHQRWIRCLAWSPQGRQIASASDTLIHIIEIDVD, encoded by the coding sequence ATGCGCACAAAAAGAGCCAGATACTGCCCCGGTCACAGCGATGCGATCTTTGCCCTGGCCTGGTCGCCAGATGGCCAGCTTCTTGCCTCGGGCGGACGCGACAGGACCGTACGCCTCTGGCAGTCTTCCGCTGAGGGTGCTCTTGAACCCCTCGCCGTCTACACAGGTCACGAGCAGTGCATTCTCTCCCTGGCCTGGTCTCCCGATGGCCGTCTACTCGCCTCGGGCGACACCGCGGGAGCTGTCCATCTGTGGGAAGTCGCCTCGCCTCAGCGCTGCCGGCTCATCTATCATGGCCATCGGCGCTTCGTGCGCTCCCTGGCCTGGTCCCCCAATGGCGACTATCTCATCTCAGGCGGTGACTATGGAGACAGCAGCTTCCAGCTCTGGGAAAGCCGTAGCGGGCGCTGCCTCTTCACCGACCAGCAGCAGTACCGGCTCTTCGCCGTCGGCTGGTCACCCAGTGCGGAGCAGCTGCTCAGCGCCAGCTTTGACGGCTACGTAGACATCTGGACTGTCAACAACAGCGACCCCGCTGCTGCGCCCCAGGCTGAGCGTGGCCTGCGCTTCAGCGAGCATGGTCGGCCTGTCTACTGTGCCGCCTGGTCGCCAGATGGTCGGCTGATCGCCTCGGGCGGAGCCGACAGGCGGGTCCTGGTCTGGCGACCGCAGGCTCCTCAGCCACAGCTCATCACCACCTATCGTGGTCATAGCCGTCCCCTGAAAGCCCTGGCCTGGTCGCCGGATGGCCAGCTCCTGGCCTCCGCGGGCGACGACTGCTCGCTCCTGCTCTGGCAAGCCAGCACTGGCACAACCCTGCTCAGCTACAGCGGACACCAGCGTTGGATTCGCTGCCTCGCCTGGTCCCCCCAGGGTAGGCAAATTGCTTCTGCCAGTGATACACTGATACATATCATAGAGATAGATGTAGATTAG
- the mog gene encoding molybdopterin adenylyltransferase yields MITVGVLTISDGAARGTRQDTSGETIRSLVARLPEAVVSAAAIVPDERDQIEAVLRSWCDEQRLNLILTTGGTGLAPRDVTPEATKAVIEREAPGLAEAMRAASLHQTPFGMLSRGIAGTRGQTLIVNLPGSPKAVKECLETILPVLPHAINLLTGGPSEH; encoded by the coding sequence ATGATTACGGTTGGCGTGCTGACCATCAGTGACGGCGCCGCCCGTGGGACACGCCAGGATACGAGTGGCGAAACCATTCGTTCTCTCGTGGCCCGGCTACCCGAGGCTGTGGTGAGCGCCGCCGCTATTGTCCCCGATGAGCGGGACCAGATCGAGGCCGTGCTGCGCTCCTGGTGCGACGAGCAACGGCTGAACCTGATCTTGACGACCGGCGGCACCGGCCTGGCTCCTCGCGATGTCACGCCCGAGGCAACAAAGGCTGTCATCGAGCGTGAGGCCCCGGGCCTGGCCGAGGCCATGCGTGCCGCCAGCCTGCACCAGACGCCTTTCGGCATGCTCTCGCGCGGGATCGCCGGTACGCGCGGGCAGACACTCATTGTGAACCTGCCGGGCAGCCCCAAGGCCGTCAAAGAATGCCTGGAGACGATCCTGCCTGTGCTGCCGCATGCGATCAACCTCCTGACCGGCGGCCCTAGTGAACACTAG
- a CDS encoding CpXC domain-containing protein, with protein sequence MSQLASRTASYKLICRCGHGFECQVYEYVNVARDPQLRYAVLAGRLNVVTCPSCGRRALARRPFIYSDPPNRLLAYVHPRDNVPPEGRELIEARLRDVYERVAQRQREELEEAPASLAGPEAETRQNADEVEASETPGEGEMAASLAAAAAVRGAGEEIPPLQVVFGLDQLALLINAGLSQDERLGKIALRTQSRSIAQRGQMFDIARRLAREMQCIVEEEEQGETYTVWLYGPRRQIGAIMRALAPRG encoded by the coding sequence ATGTCGCAATTAGCATCGCGGACAGCCAGCTACAAGCTGATCTGTCGCTGTGGACATGGCTTTGAATGCCAGGTCTATGAATATGTCAACGTCGCGCGTGACCCCCAGCTGCGCTATGCCGTCCTGGCGGGTCGCCTCAACGTAGTCACCTGCCCCTCGTGTGGGCGACGGGCTTTAGCGCGGCGACCGTTTATCTACTCCGATCCGCCCAACCGTCTACTGGCCTATGTCCATCCTCGCGACAACGTGCCCCCAGAAGGGCGCGAGCTGATCGAGGCCAGATTGCGCGACGTCTATGAGCGCGTGGCTCAGCGGCAGCGGGAGGAGCTGGAAGAGGCCCCGGCCTCGCTGGCAGGACCGGAAGCGGAGACCAGGCAGAACGCAGACGAGGTCGAGGCGTCTGAGACACCAGGCGAGGGAGAGATGGCTGCTTCTCTTGCGGCTGCTGCCGCTGTGCGGGGCGCGGGCGAGGAGATCCCCCCTTTGCAGGTCGTCTTTGGCCTGGATCAGCTGGCCCTCCTTATCAATGCCGGCCTGAGCCAGGATGAGCGGCTCGGCAAGATCGCCCTGCGTACACAAAGTCGCAGCATCGCTCAGCGCGGTCAGATGTTCGACATCGCCCGGCGTCTGGCGCGTGAGATGCAGTGCATTGTTGAAGAAGAAGAGCAGGGAGAAACCTACACAGTTTGGCTCTATGGGCCACGTCGGCAGATCGGCGCTATTATGCGCGCCTTAGCCCCCAGGGGGTGA
- a CDS encoding DNA double-strand break repair nuclease NurA — protein sequence MLHRGKLLAALASKRDQFTLYSGTYSDQLGAYRHALETLYRRYRSSAHLEQHLPPGGEGLPPAGARPTIEFDRWLVTATQEDYHGPVFRFAGRFANHEQARQWAECIEGITTLAVDGSQLQPWRDASIPVALVQVGLFVNPHQRGRPYVKDVRLEVLTPDEILEEAASENVDPSGYPYSELQVSLRRFQLEVETLCSQMEQLARQRRPDEPVHSPVVFFDGSLVVSFALTMPSPYRERYIAGAVSLLQASERFRVPLIGYIDTSYARDIITMLLRLDAMQPQPLLRETKRIHDALLWQGRLRWGDRTPAMICARGDVLDHYGPYRERIAFCYLQAVSQRPPARLEFPRWIVDEGLLDPIIDVVRAEIIAGGQGYPYAIETADAVAVITLQDRSEFYAHFQQFIESQGLSFTFSSKALSKSRRR from the coding sequence ATGCTCCATAGAGGGAAGCTACTAGCCGCCCTGGCCAGCAAACGGGACCAGTTCACGCTCTACAGTGGAACGTACAGCGATCAGCTGGGGGCCTATCGCCATGCTCTCGAGACCCTCTATCGGCGCTACCGCTCAAGCGCCCATCTAGAGCAGCACCTCCCGCCTGGCGGGGAGGGTCTGCCGCCGGCGGGAGCGCGCCCGACGATCGAGTTCGATCGCTGGCTCGTCACGGCTACTCAGGAGGACTATCACGGCCCCGTCTTTCGCTTTGCCGGGCGCTTCGCCAATCACGAACAGGCGCGGCAGTGGGCGGAGTGCATCGAAGGGATTACGACCCTGGCCGTTGATGGCAGCCAGCTTCAGCCCTGGCGCGATGCCTCGATCCCCGTGGCCCTGGTCCAGGTTGGCCTCTTTGTCAACCCCCACCAGCGCGGGCGCCCTTACGTCAAAGACGTGCGCCTCGAAGTGCTGACACCCGATGAAATCCTGGAGGAGGCCGCCAGCGAAAACGTTGATCCCAGCGGCTACCCCTACTCCGAACTGCAGGTCTCGCTGCGCCGCTTCCAGCTCGAGGTCGAGACCCTCTGCAGTCAGATGGAGCAGTTGGCCCGTCAGCGCCGGCCCGACGAACCGGTCCACAGTCCCGTAGTCTTCTTCGATGGCTCCCTGGTCGTCTCCTTTGCCCTGACAATGCCCAGCCCCTACCGCGAGCGCTACATCGCCGGGGCCGTTTCCCTGCTGCAGGCTTCGGAGCGTTTTCGCGTGCCTCTGATTGGCTACATCGACACCAGTTATGCGCGCGATATCATCACCATGCTCTTGCGCCTCGACGCCATGCAGCCTCAGCCCTTGCTGCGCGAGACCAAGCGCATTCACGACGCCTTGCTCTGGCAGGGGCGCCTGCGTTGGGGCGATCGCACCCCTGCCATGATCTGTGCCCGCGGCGACGTCCTTGACCACTACGGTCCCTACCGCGAGCGCATCGCCTTTTGCTATCTACAGGCCGTTAGTCAGCGCCCGCCAGCCCGCCTTGAGTTCCCGCGCTGGATCGTCGACGAGGGCCTGCTTGATCCCATCATTGATGTCGTGCGAGCCGAAATCATCGCCGGAGGTCAGGGCTATCCCTATGCCATCGAAACTGCCGATGCCGTCGCCGTCATCACCCTCCAGGATCGCAGCGAGTTCTATGCCCACTTCCAGCAATTCATCGAGAGCCAGGGCTTGAGCTTCACCTTCTCCTCCAAGGCCCTCAGCAAAAGCCGCCGGCGCTGA
- a CDS encoding AAA family ATPase, which translates to MLITRLELENIKSYRRLAVEFRRGTTAIQGANGAGKTTLVEAIGFALFDALPYKHSQFVREGEKYGLIRVHLLGNDERRYVVERRCGASAYWQLYDCEADYHLEQRTDVLDKLHELFGIERERPLPTLFQDALGVPQGTFTAIFLEAPAKRKKTFDELLQIEDYRLASDYLREVQNCYKEQMQQQQQEIQRLNFETRDLGQWRQEREQARQEEQHQTELITNGTRRLEELENHYALLQRQRDELLNLRHRFEQAQLRREAAHQRLHQCERELVLARQAHAQVEANRAAYLAYQEAEAALQELRQAERQRNTLRQQQAALQRRQAGLSANKAHVEAALKEIERARQRVIELSPLADRQRELERRREELRQQVQRYDELVEEGRSLRRQQEQQLKRLQELQHQVREIEPLLELAGQLPERIALLTRLQARLSERSQKQLQLQEKLEILHQKEEERTRTAERLRNLEETIAAVEAHRQEVETLPTLREEQAQLTARRYRLEGNIDGYRESYSRSRGGLCPLLHEPCLNIRQKGLASLESYFEQLIASDEAQLADLRQQQQELEEQIARLSVYAQEYERLGHYRTQQSECAERLRQLAGELLRLQRDVDDLRQDLDELQNLAQEIAQAEQARRACELADQRVRALPALRAKVEQLEEQLKQLDEQLVERRQQVQQLQGVRERLKEVELQLRELDDPAGQIRGLLTTIEREPGLREQLSELLQQEAGLERELQELAEHLGAYQDLDGRLAEQESRRQQAQAGYQTYLAHEQGARQLPQRQQAYERATVDYQGAEQELQQAERSYRQAQIAFDEAAFQRTDEEIKKLRADLKGYTTALQHTRSRIAELEARIRQAEALLVALEAAQQEYRTLEDLSGMTDLFRQLLKEAAPQILRARLAEISAEANRIFGEIMGDRSAQLSWQDDYEIVVRSRSATRTFAQLSGGEQMSAALAVRLALLKKLSNLTIAFFDEPTQNMDSTRRTNLAEQIRRVRGFDQLIVISHDDTFEQGLDSLIRLRKENGETLVVSEEEWQAAFEREEEHAHAP; encoded by the coding sequence ATGTTGATTACTCGTCTTGAGCTGGAGAATATCAAGAGCTATCGTCGCCTGGCCGTCGAGTTCCGGCGTGGGACGACGGCTATTCAGGGGGCTAATGGGGCTGGTAAGACCACGCTGGTCGAGGCCATAGGCTTTGCCCTCTTTGATGCCTTGCCCTATAAGCATAGTCAGTTTGTGCGCGAGGGCGAAAAATATGGCCTGATTCGCGTCCACCTGCTGGGCAACGACGAGCGACGCTATGTGGTCGAGCGCCGCTGTGGCGCCAGCGCCTACTGGCAGCTGTACGATTGCGAAGCCGACTATCACCTGGAGCAGCGCACCGATGTGCTCGATAAGCTACACGAGCTGTTCGGAATTGAGCGCGAGCGCCCCCTGCCGACGCTCTTTCAGGACGCCCTCGGCGTGCCGCAGGGCACCTTCACGGCGATCTTTCTGGAGGCGCCAGCCAAGCGCAAGAAGACCTTCGATGAGCTGCTGCAGATCGAGGACTATCGCCTCGCCTCCGATTATTTGCGCGAGGTCCAGAATTGCTATAAGGAGCAGATGCAGCAGCAACAGCAGGAGATTCAACGCCTCAACTTTGAGACGCGCGATCTGGGCCAGTGGCGGCAGGAGCGGGAGCAGGCCCGCCAGGAGGAGCAGCACCAGACTGAGCTGATCACCAATGGCACGCGCCGGTTAGAGGAGCTAGAGAACCACTATGCTCTCTTGCAGCGCCAGCGCGACGAGCTGCTGAACTTGCGCCACCGCTTCGAGCAGGCCCAATTGAGGCGCGAGGCCGCCCACCAGCGACTGCACCAGTGCGAGCGGGAGCTGGTCCTGGCTCGTCAGGCCCATGCCCAGGTCGAGGCCAATCGCGCCGCCTATCTGGCCTATCAGGAGGCAGAGGCCGCCCTGCAAGAGCTGCGCCAGGCCGAGCGCCAGCGGAATACCCTGCGCCAGCAACAGGCTGCTCTTCAGCGCCGCCAGGCGGGCCTGAGCGCCAACAAAGCCCATGTAGAGGCCGCTCTCAAGGAGATCGAGCGGGCTCGCCAGCGTGTGATCGAGCTATCGCCGCTGGCCGACCGTCAGCGCGAGCTGGAACGCCGACGCGAAGAGCTACGCCAGCAAGTCCAGCGCTATGATGAGCTGGTTGAGGAGGGGCGTAGCCTGCGCCGCCAACAAGAACAGCAACTGAAGCGATTGCAGGAACTGCAGCATCAGGTCCGCGAGATTGAGCCACTGCTGGAGCTGGCTGGCCAGCTTCCTGAGCGCATTGCCCTCCTGACCCGCCTGCAGGCCCGCCTCTCGGAGCGCAGCCAGAAGCAGCTTCAGCTGCAAGAGAAGCTGGAGATTTTGCACCAGAAGGAGGAGGAACGGACCAGAACCGCTGAGCGCCTGCGGAACCTGGAGGAGACCATCGCCGCGGTCGAGGCCCACCGCCAGGAGGTGGAGACCCTGCCCACTTTGCGCGAAGAGCAAGCCCAGCTGACGGCCCGGCGCTATCGTCTGGAGGGCAACATCGATGGCTATCGTGAGTCGTACAGCCGTTCGCGCGGTGGCCTCTGTCCTCTGCTTCATGAGCCATGCCTCAATATTCGCCAGAAGGGCCTGGCCAGCCTTGAATCCTATTTCGAGCAGCTCATTGCCAGTGACGAGGCCCAACTGGCCGACCTGCGCCAGCAACAGCAGGAGCTGGAGGAGCAGATCGCCAGGCTCAGTGTCTATGCTCAAGAATACGAGCGCCTGGGCCACTATCGGACCCAGCAGAGCGAATGTGCGGAGCGCCTGCGCCAACTGGCCGGTGAACTGTTGCGCTTACAGCGCGATGTCGATGATCTGCGCCAGGACCTGGATGAGCTGCAGAACCTTGCTCAAGAGATCGCTCAGGCTGAGCAGGCGCGGCGCGCCTGCGAGCTGGCTGATCAGCGCGTGCGGGCCTTGCCGGCCCTCCGGGCGAAGGTAGAACAGCTTGAAGAGCAGCTCAAGCAACTGGATGAACAGCTTGTAGAGCGTCGGCAGCAGGTCCAGCAGCTGCAAGGAGTCCGTGAGCGCCTCAAAGAGGTCGAGCTTCAACTGAGGGAGCTGGATGATCCGGCGGGCCAGATTCGCGGCCTTTTGACTACTATCGAGCGAGAGCCTGGCCTGCGCGAGCAACTCAGCGAGCTGCTCCAGCAAGAGGCCGGGCTGGAGCGAGAGCTACAGGAGCTGGCTGAGCATCTGGGGGCCTATCAGGACCTGGATGGGCGCCTGGCTGAGCAAGAGAGCCGGCGTCAGCAGGCTCAGGCCGGCTACCAGACCTATCTGGCTCACGAGCAAGGAGCGCGTCAGTTGCCGCAGCGTCAGCAAGCCTACGAGCGAGCCACCGTCGACTATCAGGGCGCAGAACAGGAACTGCAGCAGGCCGAGCGCAGCTATCGCCAGGCCCAGATCGCTTTTGATGAAGCCGCCTTCCAACGGACCGACGAAGAAATCAAAAAGCTGCGGGCCGACCTCAAGGGCTACACCACTGCTCTCCAGCATACGCGCAGTCGCATCGCGGAACTGGAGGCGCGCATTCGCCAGGCTGAAGCCCTGCTTGTCGCCCTGGAGGCCGCGCAGCAAGAATATCGGACTCTTGAAGATCTGAGCGGCATGACCGATCTCTTCCGCCAGCTGCTCAAAGAGGCCGCTCCGCAGATTCTGCGGGCCCGTCTGGCCGAGATCTCCGCCGAAGCCAATCGTATCTTTGGGGAGATCATGGGCGATCGCAGTGCGCAACTGAGCTGGCAGGACGACTATGAGATTGTCGTCCGCAGCCGCAGCGCCACGCGCACCTTTGCCCAGCTCAGCGGTGGCGAGCAGATGAGCGCCGCCCTGGCCGTACGCCTGGCACTCCTCAAAAAGCTCTCCAATCTGACCATCGCCTTCTTCGATGAACCAACGCAGAACATGGACAGCACTCGTCGCACCAATCTCGCCGAGCAGATCCGGCGCGTCCGCGGTTTTGACCAGCTCATCGTCATCAGCCATGACGATACCTTTGAGCAGGGACTGGACAGCCTGATCCGCCTGCGCAAAGAAAACGGCGAGACGCTCGTGGTCAGTGAAGAAGAGTGGCAGGCAGCCTTTGAGCGGGAGGAGGAACACGCCCATGCTCCATAG